One region of Blattabacterium cuenoti genomic DNA includes:
- the tpiA gene encoding triose-phosphate isomerase codes for MRKKVVIANWKMNYDFHDTTFFIRNFLKIVFERKINHNKEIILAPSFPFLHISNQILQGTTLNIAAQNIHHKDKGSYTGEVSASMLKSIGIQKVILGHSERREFFFEKKNILLEKMKIALKYNFNIIFCVGESLYERSNNQQFKTVECQLKETVFQCPSNNIKYFYIAYEPIWAIGTGKTATFEQAQTMHEFIRSLFLEKYGESVSNKISILYGGSINDLNAKDLFSQKDIDGGLVGNSSLQIEKFLKIVQS; via the coding sequence ATGAGGAAAAAGGTTGTTATTGCAAATTGGAAAATGAATTATGACTTTCATGATACAACTTTTTTTATTAGAAATTTTTTAAAAATTGTTTTTGAGAGAAAAATAAATCATAATAAAGAAATTATTTTAGCTCCCTCTTTTCCTTTTTTGCATATTTCAAATCAAATTTTACAAGGAACAACTTTAAATATTGCGGCTCAAAATATTCATCATAAAGACAAAGGTTCTTACACAGGAGAAGTGTCAGCTTCCATGTTAAAGTCTATAGGAATTCAAAAAGTTATATTAGGACACAGTGAACGTAGAGAATTTTTTTTTGAAAAAAAAAATATTTTATTAGAAAAAATGAAAATAGCATTAAAATATAATTTTAATATTATTTTTTGTGTAGGAGAATCTTTATATGAAAGATCTAATAATCAACAATTTAAAACGGTTGAATGTCAGTTAAAAGAAACTGTTTTTCAATGTCCCTCAAATAATATAAAATATTTTTATATAGCATATGAACCAATATGGGCAATTGGAACAGGAAAAACTGCTACATTTGAACAAGCTCAGACAATGCATGAATTTATTCGTTCCTTATTTTTAGAAAAGTATGGAGAAAGTGTTTCTAATAAAATATCCATTTTATATGGAGGAAGTATTAATGATCTTAATGCAAAAGATCTTTTTTCTCAAAAGGATATAGATGGAGGACTTGTAGGAAACTCATCTCTTCAGATTGAAAAATTTTTGAAAATTGTGCAATCATAA
- a CDS encoding polyribonucleotide nucleotidyltransferase yields MPDIVKETISMKDGRTIIIETGRLAKQADGSVIVRVKNTMLLATVVVSKEIKKETNFLPLTVDYREKYSAGGKIPGGFIKREGRPSDEEILTMRLVDRVLRPTFPDWFKKEIQIMISLLSYDKTVLPDGLAGLAASTALSVAGIPFNGPISEIRIIRLNGKFIINPSLDQLKEADIDLIVGASNHSILMIEGEMKEIKENEFLEIIIAAHQAIKPQIEAQIRLVDKLSNNRIFFFDDQELMNSSQENNMLKKELFSFSYEKIEEIYKNFLDKKTRSNQEKIVLNDFKKKFLTEEKIEEKKTIIDQFFEEIRKNITRNLVLKKGVRLDGRTNKQIRPISSLVDYLPGVHGSALFSRGETQSLTTVTLGSSLDANRIDNVIMENQEKFYLHYNFPPFSTGEIRSIRGVSRREVGHGNLAQRALKNIIPKNPYTIRVVSDILESNGSSSMATVCAASLALMDAGIPIKKPVSGIAMGLFMENEKKVIISDIIGEEDYFGDLDFKITGTKCGITACQMDVKKMIGVTYDLLNQILMQALEGRLFILKKMLETLPKYRKKMKPNAPKIYTFNIPKYFIGSVIGPGGKVIQEIQSCTNTNILIEEKGDLGCIEIIGKDDEKIEKAVNRIKKIAFVPELGKVYKAKVKSIKDFGAFVEISKGIEGLLHISEIGWRRLNNIEEELHVGDIIDVKFMGMDEKNKKMKLSRKVLLPRPGKKNE; encoded by the coding sequence ATGCCAGATATAGTAAAAGAAACCATCTCTATGAAAGATGGTCGTACTATTATTATAGAAACAGGAAGATTAGCAAAACAAGCAGATGGATCAGTTATAGTACGTGTAAAAAATACGATGCTTTTGGCAACTGTAGTGGTTTCCAAAGAAATAAAAAAAGAAACCAATTTTTTGCCTTTAACAGTAGATTATAGAGAGAAATATTCTGCAGGAGGAAAAATTCCTGGAGGTTTTATAAAAAGAGAGGGAAGACCTTCTGATGAAGAAATTTTAACAATGAGATTAGTAGATCGTGTTTTAAGACCAACGTTTCCAGACTGGTTTAAAAAAGAAATACAAATTATGATTTCGTTACTTTCATATGACAAAACCGTTTTACCAGATGGTTTAGCTGGATTGGCTGCATCAACAGCTTTGTCAGTTGCAGGTATTCCTTTTAATGGCCCGATATCAGAAATTCGTATTATCCGTTTAAATGGAAAATTTATTATTAATCCTAGTTTAGATCAGTTAAAAGAAGCAGATATAGATTTGATAGTAGGGGCTTCAAATCATTCTATTCTTATGATAGAAGGAGAAATGAAGGAAATCAAGGAAAATGAATTTTTAGAAATTATAATTGCAGCCCATCAAGCTATAAAACCACAAATAGAAGCTCAAATTCGTTTAGTTGATAAACTATCAAATAATCGTATTTTTTTCTTTGATGATCAAGAATTAATGAATTCTTCCCAAGAAAATAATATGTTGAAAAAAGAACTTTTTTCATTTTCATATGAAAAAATTGAAGAAATTTACAAAAATTTTTTAGATAAAAAAACTAGATCCAATCAAGAAAAGATTGTACTAAATGATTTCAAAAAGAAATTTTTAACAGAAGAAAAAATAGAGGAAAAAAAAACTATTATTGATCAATTTTTTGAAGAAATTAGAAAAAATATAACTAGAAATTTAGTTTTAAAGAAAGGAGTTCGATTGGATGGGAGGACTAACAAACAAATACGTCCAATATCTAGTTTAGTTGATTATTTACCTGGAGTTCATGGTTCCGCTCTATTCTCAAGAGGAGAAACTCAATCTTTAACTACAGTCACATTAGGATCGTCTTTAGATGCGAATAGAATTGATAATGTTATTATGGAAAATCAGGAAAAATTTTATTTACATTATAATTTTCCACCTTTTTCTACAGGAGAAATTCGTTCTATAAGAGGAGTTTCTAGACGTGAAGTGGGGCATGGAAATTTAGCTCAACGTGCATTGAAAAATATTATACCAAAGAATCCATATACAATTCGTGTTGTTTCGGATATTCTAGAATCTAATGGATCGTCTTCTATGGCTACAGTTTGTGCTGCTAGTTTAGCATTAATGGATGCAGGAATCCCTATAAAAAAACCTGTTTCCGGAATTGCTATGGGATTGTTTATGGAAAATGAAAAAAAAGTTATAATATCAGATATTATAGGAGAAGAAGATTATTTTGGCGATTTAGATTTCAAAATAACAGGAACTAAATGTGGAATTACAGCTTGTCAAATGGATGTAAAAAAAATGATAGGAGTAACATACGATCTTTTGAATCAAATTTTAATGCAAGCTCTAGAAGGGCGTCTTTTTATTTTAAAAAAAATGTTAGAAACTTTACCTAAATATAGGAAAAAAATGAAACCAAATGCTCCAAAAATATATACTTTTAATATTCCAAAATATTTTATAGGTTCAGTTATAGGTCCTGGAGGAAAAGTAATTCAAGAAATACAATCATGTACAAATACAAATATCTTAATTGAAGAAAAAGGAGATTTAGGGTGCATTGAAATCATAGGAAAAGATGATGAAAAAATAGAAAAGGCAGTCAATAGAATTAAAAAAATTGCTTTTGTCCCTGAATTAGGAAAAGTTTATAAAGCAAAAGTAAAATCCATAAAAGATTTTGGTGCTTTTGTTGAAATTTCTAAAGGAATAGAAGGGTTGTTGCATATTTCGGAAATAGGATGGAGAAGATTGAATAATATAGAAGAAGAGTTACATGTAGGAGATATTATTGACGTTAAATTTATGGGAATGGATGAAAAAAATAAAAAAATGAAACTCTCTAGAAAAGTACTTTTACCCCGTCCTGGAAAAAAAAATGAATAA
- a CDS encoding sigma-70 family RNA polymerase sigma factor, with product MRQLKITKQVTNRESESLDKYLHEIGKIPLLTPEEEVEYARRAREGDASAIDKLVNANLRFVVSVAKQYQNQGLSLCDLINEGNLGLIKGILRFDETRGFKCISYVVWWIRQAILQAIAEQSRSIRQPTNKLALLNKILKTLAQLEQELQRTPSAREIAEYLDMNEKDVEDSIKNSGRHVSMDAPLIEGEDSNLYDLVRSDESPRPDEHLEKESLRKDIKRILETLSERERRVIILHFGLNGSPPMTLEEVGQFCDLTRERVRQIESIALKRLKHSSRSKILKPYLG from the coding sequence ATGAGACAACTTAAAATTACTAAACAAGTAACTAATCGTGAGTCTGAATCGTTAGATAAATACCTTCATGAAATAGGAAAAATTCCGTTATTAACTCCAGAAGAAGAAGTAGAATACGCTCGTAGAGCAAGGGAAGGAGATGCGAGTGCTATAGATAAACTTGTTAATGCCAATTTACGCTTTGTTGTTTCTGTTGCTAAACAATATCAAAATCAAGGATTAAGTTTGTGTGATCTCATTAATGAAGGAAATTTAGGTTTAATAAAAGGAATATTACGTTTTGATGAAACAAGAGGATTTAAATGCATATCCTATGTTGTTTGGTGGATTAGACAAGCTATTTTACAAGCTATCGCTGAACAATCACGTTCGATTAGACAACCTACCAATAAATTAGCTTTATTAAATAAAATATTGAAAACTCTTGCTCAATTAGAGCAAGAATTACAAAGAACTCCTTCTGCAAGAGAAATAGCAGAATATTTAGATATGAATGAGAAAGATGTCGAAGACTCCATAAAAAATTCAGGAAGACATGTTTCAATGGACGCCCCATTGATAGAAGGAGAAGATTCAAATTTATATGATTTAGTTAGATCTGATGAATCTCCTCGTCCAGATGAACATTTGGAAAAAGAATCTTTACGAAAAGATATAAAAAGAATTTTAGAAACTTTAAGTGAAAGAGAACGTCGTGTTATCATTTTACATTTCGGATTAAATGGATCACCACCTATGACTTTAGAAGAAGTAGGACAATTTTGCGATTTAACAAGAGAACGTGTTAGACAAATTGAAAGCATAGCTTTAAAAAGATTAAAACATTCTTCCAGAAGCAAAATATTAAAACCTTATTTAGGGTAA
- a CDS encoding DUF1599 domain-containing protein, protein MNLYSVDLIIQKCRKLFLEKLKDYGLSWKFFHNYSIIDQIFIKVIRIKNIRSKGYQKIKEEKITDTYIDIVNYLIIILIKLDVYFTSNFHEISHNDVILIYNKKFEKIKNYTNNTDKTLKFFSINNVLEHISYLKKNKEKILFKELEKFCFEILVEIIFLLKQNFLKK, encoded by the coding sequence ATGAATCTTTATTCTGTTGATTTGATTATTCAAAAATGTAGAAAACTTTTTTTAGAAAAATTAAAAGATTATGGATTATCATGGAAATTTTTTCATAATTATTCTATAATAGATCAAATTTTTATTAAAGTAATCCGGATCAAGAATATTCGATCAAAAGGATATCAAAAAATTAAAGAGGAAAAAATAACAGATACGTATATAGATATCGTAAATTATTTGATAATTATACTAATCAAATTGGATGTTTATTTTACATCTAACTTTCATGAAATATCACACAATGATGTGATTTTAATCTATAATAAAAAATTTGAAAAAATAAAAAATTATACAAATAATACAGACAAAACTTTAAAGTTTTTTTCTATAAATAATGTTTTGGAACATATTTCATATTTAAAAAAGAATAAAGAAAAAATTTTATTCAAAGAATTAGAAAAATTTTGTTTTGAAATATTAGTAGAAATCATTTTTTTATTAAAACAAAATTTTTTAAAAAAATAA
- the rpsO gene encoding 30S ribosomal protein S15 — protein MEIEKKKEIFKTYGSSVYDTGSSKAQVALFTYRINHLNNHLKKNKKDFNTERALVKMVGKRKKLLKYIEKHDINSYKNIIKHLGLRK, from the coding sequence ATGGAAATAGAGAAAAAAAAAGAAATATTCAAAACTTATGGAAGTTCTGTTTACGATACAGGTTCTTCCAAAGCTCAAGTTGCTTTATTTACTTATCGTATTAATCATTTAAATAATCATCTTAAAAAGAATAAAAAAGATTTTAATACAGAAAGAGCTTTAGTAAAAATGGTAGGAAAAAGAAAAAAACTATTAAAATATATAGAAAAACATGACATTAACAGTTACAAAAATATAATTAAACATTTAGGATTAAGAAAATAA